The Dehalococcoidia bacterium genome segment AGTGGTAGGCGGCACCAGCATACCGATCACCGGTGAGATCACCCCGGAGGCTTATGCCAAGATACAGATAATCGTGGCAGCCGGGGCTGCCGATGTGCCGGTCAACCTGCAGCCCTCCGGCGCCAATCTGGCAGAGTTTCTGTTGATCAAGTCATCAGCGTATGACGACGCCCTGACCTATAAGGTCAATGACGCCACTGCCACAGCGATATCTCTCGACGCCCCGCATATCTTCATTGGCAAAGGGGCTGTGGCGATACTGGATGCTTCGCCAACCCAGCTTCTTTTCTCGAACGGGCTGACCAGCGATGTGACCATCGATATCCTCATCGGCAGGGATGCCACTCCCTAGCCGCAAACGGCCGACAATCTTAACACAAAAGGAGGACCCAGTATGCCGATTACACCTACTTATCCGGGCGTCTATATCGAAGAGTTGCCCAGCGGCGTGAAAACCATCACCGGCGTAAGCACCTCTGTCACCGCCTTCATCGGAAGGACCAAAAAGGGAACCGTCGATGAGCCTGTTCTCATCCAGAGTTTTGCCGATTTCGACCGGAAGTTCGGCGGGCTGTGGGACAAAAGCACTCTGAGCTATGCCGTGCAGCATTATTTCCTTCATGGCGGCAAGGATGCCCTGATCGTTCGAGTGGTCAACGGCGGCGCCAAGGCTACGATCAGCCTGCCCACTGCCAGCAGCACCCTGATTCTGGAAGCATCCAGCGAAGGCGATTGGGGCGAAGCGCTCACGGTGGCCGTCGATTACGACACCAAGGACTCGGCTACCCTATTCAATTTGACGGTTCAGGAACTCAGCTCACCGGGAGCCAGCGATATCGTATCGACCGAAACCTTCCGCAATCTCTCCATGGATGAAGGCGATGCCCGGTTTATCACCAAGGTTCTGGAACAGCAATCGAGCCTGGTCCGGGTCAATACAGTTACCACGGATCGACCTCAGGAAACCAGCAGCGCTATCGCAGCCGCCAGCAACGGCGATGACGGCGGAGATATCGACGACGGCCAGATATCGGATTCCAGCTTGCAGTCCGGCCGCAAAGGGCTCTATGCTCTGGATAAGGCCGATCTTTTCAACCTCCTCTGCATCCCGCCTCTGACCCGCGATGCCGATGTGGATATCAGCACCACCCTGGCCAATGCTGCCAAATACTGCAAGGATCATCGGGCGATGCTGATCGTCGATCCGCCTGCCGACTGGACCGATGTGGATCTGGCCAAGGCGGGCATCAACTCCCTTCGCTCCAGCATCGGAACGGACAACGCTACCAATGTGGCCGTCTATTTCCCTCGCCTCAAGATGGCCGATTCCCTGAAGGAAAACCGGACGGAGGAGTTCGCTCCCTGCGGAGCCGCCGCCGGCATTTTCGCCCGGATCGATGCCCAGCGCGGGGTATGGAAGGCTCCTGCGGGGCAGGAAGCTTCGCTCTCGGGCGTCAAGGAATTCACTTATAAGCTGACCGATGCCCAGAACGGCACCCTGAATCCGCTGGGACTCAACTGCCTGCGGTCGTTCCCGGTATACGGCAATGTGTTGTGGGGCGCGCGAACGCTGGCCGGGGCCGATCAACTGGCCTCCGAATGGAAATACATCCCGGTGCGCCGGGTGGCCCTTTTTATCGAGGAAAGCCTCTATCGCGGCACGCAGTGGGTGGTGTTCGAGCCCAATGACGAGCCTCTGTGGTCTCAGATTCGTCTCAATGTGGGCGCCTTTATGCACAACCTCTTCCGGCAGGGGGCCTTCCAGGGCAAAACGCCGCGAGAGGCATACTTTGTCAAGTGCGATAAAGAAACCACCACGCAGAACGATATCGACCGGGGCATCGTCAATATCCTGGTAGGGTTCGCCCCGCTGAAACCGGCAGAGTTCGTGATGATCAAGCTGAGCCAGATCGCCGGACAGGTGCAAGCGTAAGGAGGTAAGTGATGGCGCAATTCAGTGTGAATGCACAACGATTCGATCCGTATAAGAATTTCAAGTTCCGGGTGAAATGGGATGGGCGGTACGTGGCCGGAGTGAGCAAGGTGGGCGCTCTGAAGCGAAGCACCGATGTGGTGGAACACCGCGCCGGAGGCGATCCCAGTATCGTGCGCAAGTCTCCCGGACAGACAAAATACGATCCCATCACGCTTGAGCGGGGCGTTACCCATGACACCGAGTTCGAGAAATGGGCCAACAAGGTATGGAACTTCGGCTCCGGTCTGGGCGCGGAGGTATCGCTGAAGGACTTCCGCAAGGACGTCATCATCGAAGTCTACAACGAGGCCGGTCAGCCTGCCCTGGCATATAAAGTGTATCGATGCTGGGTTTCCGAATACCAGGCCATGCCGGAGCTGGATGCCAGCGGCAAGGCCGTCGCTATCCAGACTCTGAAGCTGGAAAACGAAGGCTGGGAGCGCGACTATGAAGTGTCGGAGCCTTCCGAGCCGAGTTTCACTGAGCCGGAGTAGTTCATGAGCCCTTTATCGGCATCCCGGCTCCTTGAGCTGTGGGAGCAAGGGGAGATGCAGCATCCGCTGGATCGAGCCCTGACGGCGCTGGCTTTCGGGTTTCCGGATCGGGATCGCGCGGAGTTTGCCGCGCTCAGCGTCGGGCAGCGGGATGGTCTCCTTTTGAGCCTGCGCGAATCTATGTTCGGGCCTAGCCTCGAAGCTTTTGCCACGTGCCCTGCATGCGAAGAATCCCTGGAGTTCACTCTGGATACTCCGGACCTTCTGGCCCGTTCCGTCCCTGCCCATGGCCCGGAGTTCACGCTGAAACTCGAGGGCTTCGAGGTGCAATTCCGGCTGCCCAACAGCTTCGATCTGGCCCTGAGCGCCGATCTGGAACCGGGGGAAGCCCGTCAAAGGATGCTGGCTCAATGTATTATGGAAGTCAGGAAGGGAAAGAGGAAAGTATCCGCCGAGGCTCTCCCAGAGAAGCTTAAAGACGCGGTGGCATCCCGCATGCTGGAGTACGATCCCCTGGCGGAAGTGCGGCTTGATCTGGAGTGTCCGGCCTGCGAACATCGATGGCCGGTGATCCTGGATGCCGGAGCTTTCTTCTGGGCGGAACTGGAATCGGAAGCCAAACGGCTGCTGCGGCAGGTGCACACTCTGGCTCGATTCTATGGCTGGCGGGAAGCGGATATTCTTTCCATGAGCGCCCGGCGGCGGCAATTCTACCTGAGTATGGTGAACCGATGAGCGATTTTCTGAGCCGATTGATCGAGCGTAACCAGGGGGTAATTCCTACGCTCCAGCCGCTGATTCGCCCCAGCCTGGCGCTGGGGGCTGTCGGTAGTCGGGAGCCAGCAGTCAGCAGTCAAGAGCCGGAGGATAGTAGGGGCGATCCCCTGGGGTCGCCCTTCAGTCGGGAGTCGACGGTCAGGAGTCAAGAGTCAGGTGCGAACCTTGTAGGGGCGCGTCTTGACGCGCCCAAACGGAATCTCTCCCATGCCCAGCCAGCCATGGTTAGCGCAGATACAGAAAGCGAACCCGCTGCACTCCAGCCTGCAAACCGCCCGCGTCTGACTAAAGAGACCAAAGTATCGGATCGACCAGCTGTCCACTCGCAGGCGGAACGGATACTGCCTCCAAAATCGGCGGTTCTCTCAGTTGAAGAACAGAGTCCCGGCCAAAGGAAAGCAGCAGGCAAGCCTGAAGGGGCGCACACTGTGATAGAGACCGTTCGGGAAATGAAATCGGATCAATCTGTGCCGGTTCAGGATTTCATACCGGCCACCCGTCAGAGAAGCCCATCAGTGAAAGAGACATCTTCTCAGATTGATCAGAATGTAGATGGCGGCCTCCGCTCACGCGCCGTCGTCACCTCTCAGGATGTGGGCAAGCCCGGAACCGAGCCGTCCTCAGTGGTGAGGCCAATCGATAAAATAGACTCATTCACCTTGATGCCTGTTTCTATGAAACGGGTGCCGGAGATAAATCCTGTTCCCGAAGGCTCGGTTGATCGTCGGCCGCGAGAGGCGTTTATGCGTCCCATCCGGGAAAGGGAAGTCTTTTTCCAGGAGCCTGAAGCGCCCCCTCCCACCATCCAGGTGAGCATCGGTCGAGTGGAGGTTCGGGCCATTCCAGCCCAGAATCCTCCTGCCCCGGCTCCGTCTCCCCGCCGTTGGGAGCCAGGGCTTTCACTGGATACCTATCTCAAGGAACGCACCGAGGGAAAACGATGAGCAACCATCTGGCTATTGCTGCCGCTACCTCCACTTTCAGTCAGCTCCTCGGGGAAGCCGCACGGGTGATCGATGAGGCCAAAGTGACCATCGGCAGACCCAAGGAGGGAACGCCCACCGGCATCAACCTCTTTCTCTATCAAGTGAGCCCGAATCAGGCCCTGCGCAATGCCGATCTCGTAACCCGGCGTTCGGATGGAACCCTGGCGCAGCGCCCGCAGGCTGCTCTGGATTTGCACTATTTGCTGACCTTCTATGGAGCGGAGAGCAAGCTGGAACCGCAGATATTGATGGGCAGCGCAGTGAGCCTTTTACACTCCCGTCCGATTCTCACCCGTGAGATGATCCGCACCGAAATCGAGCGATGCCTCACCGAAGACCCGCATCACTATCTGGCTACGGCTGATCTGGCCGATCAAATCGAGAAGGTTCGCTTCACTCCCGATGCGCTCAATCTGGAGGAGCTTTCCAAGCTGTGGTCCGTCTTCTTCCAGATCCCGTACGCTCTGTCGGTGGCTTATACTGCCTCGGTCGTGCTGATTGAGGCGCAGGAATCGCCGCAGATGGCCTTGCCGGTGCGAGCGCGGGATATTTACGCCATTCCTTTCCGCCAGCCGGTGATCGAAAAGATTGAGGCTGAAGGAGGCGCGAGCCTTCCCATTCTCGCCGATAGCACCATCATGGTCAACGGGCAACGCCTCCAAGGGGACCCGACCAAGGTGCGGATGGGCGAGGTGGAGGTAACCATCGACCCCACAGATGTTGCCAATACAGTGAGCGATATCCGGATCAAGCTGAATTTGGGATCGGCCCTCTTTGCCGGGCAGCCGCTGCGCGCGGGCGTGTTGGGAATGCAGATCGTGCATCCGATGATGATGGGATCGCCCAAGGTGGAGCACTCCGGGGTGGAATCCAACGCTAAACCGTTTGTCTTACAGCCATCCGTGACGGCAACTTCGATAGGCGCATCGGAGTTGACACTGAGCTTAAGTCCGAAGGTGGGCAAAAGTCAGCGCGTAGTGGTCCTGCTCAACGAGTTCCAGGCTTCTGGGACGCCCAGTGCCTATATCATCAAGGCCCCGTCCAATAACGGCATCACCGATCCCAACGTGGCCGACACCGATTCTATCACTTTCTCGCTGGCTGGTATCGAACTGGGCCAGTACCTGGTGCGGGTTCAAGTAGACGGAGCGCAGAGTCCGTTAACCGTCGATCCCGATCCCAACAACCCCCGGTATGTCGGTCCGAAGGTGAGCGTCTGATGAGTACAGTGGAAACGTTTCCGTGGCTGGAAGCCAACCAGCGCTACCTGATGGCAGAGGTGGCCCGGATACGCCGTCTGCTGGAAGCGCATGTGCTGAGAGTGAGGCAAGGGGCAGACGCGCCACCGACCGGGATACAGCCGTTCCCTGGCCCCGATCAGCCGTCTTCTGCGATGACGCCTCCACCCGCGCTGGAGACTCTCGTCAAAATATTCAGCCTCTCGCCGTTCGAACGGGATATGTTGCTCCTTTGCGCCGGTGTGGAACTCGATTCCTCTTTAGCCGCGCAATGTGCGGCCGCCCAGGGGGATGAGCGCAAAAACTACCCCACTTTCAGTCTGGCTCTGGCGGCTCTTCCTGAAGCGAACTGGAGTGCGATATCTCCGGCCAGCCCGCTGCGATACTGGCGGCTGGTTGAACCGGCGGTAGGGCCTTTTGATCATTTGACCACCGCGCCACTGCGAATCGATGAACGCATCCTGCATTACTTGACGGGCCTGCAATATACTGATGAGCGTCTGAAGGGATTCATCCATCCTGCGCCGGGACTCGTGGAACTAGTGCCTTCTCATCTTGAAATCGCCCGGCAGGCCATCGCCTCCTGGAATCAGGTCAACCCAGCAGACCAGATTCCGGTGCTCCAACTCTTTGGACCGGATTCTCAAAGCCAGCGCGCTATCGCGGCCGCTATCTGCTCCCGGATGGGGATGAATCTTCAGATCATGTCGGCGCGGGTGATCCCTCTGGATGCGCGAGAGCTGGAGGCCCTGGTCCACTTATGGGAGAGAGAGTCAATCTTGAGCCGTAGCGCTTTGCTCTTCGATTGCTCCGGCATCGATGCCAGCGACGCTGCCCGGTCGGCCGCAGTGGAGTGCTTGATTGAAGGCATCCGCTCGGCCCTCATCCTTGCGGGCCGCGACCGGCGCGCTATCGGGCATCGCCCGGCTTTGAACTGGGAGGTTCGCAAGCCCACTTCAACAGAGCAGCGTCTCCTGTGGCAACAGGCTCTGGGAAGCTCCGCCAATGGCCGGGTGGACCCGCTGGTGGCACAGTTTAATCTGAATGCATCTGTTCTGCAATCCGTCTGCGATGAGGCGCTGCAAAGAGCATCGGGGGAGAGTGAGGGAAACCTGGAAACCATCATCTGGGATACGTGCCGGGTTCATGCCCGGCCCAATCTGGATGAGCTGGCGCAGAAGATCGAATCGGCGGCCAACTGGGCAGACCTGGTGCTGCCGCAAACCTCCGAGCGACTTTTGAAAGAGATCGTGGCGCAGGTGAAACATCGCCTGAAGGTCTATGAAACCTGGGGGTTCGGCTCCAAAAGCTCTCGCGGATTGGGCATCAGCGCTCTCTTTGTGGGACCCAGCGGCACCGGCAAAACCCTGGCGGCAGAGGTGCTGGCCAACCATCTCCGGCTGGATTTATATCGCATCGACTTGAGCCAGGTGGTGAGCAAGTATATCGGCGAGACGGAAAAGAACCTGCGCCGCGTCTTCGATGCGGCTGAGGATTCCGGCGCCATTCTCCTTTTCGATGAGGCCGATGCCCTTTTCGGCAAACGCAGCGAGGTAAAGGATTCCCATGACCGCTATGCCAACATCGAAGTGAGCTACCTGCTTCAGCGCATGGAATCCTATCGGGGTCTGGCGATCCTGACCACCAATCTGAAGGAGGCCCTTGATAAGGCTTTTCTGCGCCGCATTCGATTTGTGGTGCCGTTCCCCTTCCCCAATGCCGAGCAGCGGGCCGAAATCTGGCGGCGCATCTTTCCGGCGGAGGCTCCTCTGGATAGCCTTCAGATGGAAAAGCTGGCCCAGCTCAACATGGCAGGCGGCAATATTCGCAATATCGCTCTCTGGGCCGCGTTTCTGGCCGCCGATGCCGGTGAGTCGGTGAGCATGGGCCATCTATTAAGGGCGGCTCGAGTGGAATATGCCAAACTGGAGAAGGCACTGACCGATATCGAGATCAGAGGCTGGCTATGAATTACACACACCATGATGGGCGCAACCCCTCCATTCAGCTGCACATCGAAGAGCTGGTGCTGCATGGTTTCCCGGCCATGGATCGGGATCGCATTGCCCGGTCGGTGGAGCAGGAATTGACTCGTCTGCTG includes the following:
- a CDS encoding phage tail protein — encoded protein: MAQFSVNAQRFDPYKNFKFRVKWDGRYVAGVSKVGALKRSTDVVEHRAGGDPSIVRKSPGQTKYDPITLERGVTHDTEFEKWANKVWNFGSGLGAEVSLKDFRKDVIIEVYNEAGQPALAYKVYRCWVSEYQAMPELDASGKAVAIQTLKLENEGWERDYEVSEPSEPSFTEPE
- a CDS encoding ATP-binding protein, translated to MSTVETFPWLEANQRYLMAEVARIRRLLEAHVLRVRQGADAPPTGIQPFPGPDQPSSAMTPPPALETLVKIFSLSPFERDMLLLCAGVELDSSLAAQCAAAQGDERKNYPTFSLALAALPEANWSAISPASPLRYWRLVEPAVGPFDHLTTAPLRIDERILHYLTGLQYTDERLKGFIHPAPGLVELVPSHLEIARQAIASWNQVNPADQIPVLQLFGPDSQSQRAIAAAICSRMGMNLQIMSARVIPLDARELEALVHLWERESILSRSALLFDCSGIDASDAARSAAVECLIEGIRSALILAGRDRRAIGHRPALNWEVRKPTSTEQRLLWQQALGSSANGRVDPLVAQFNLNASVLQSVCDEALQRASGESEGNLETIIWDTCRVHARPNLDELAQKIESAANWADLVLPQTSERLLKEIVAQVKHRLKVYETWGFGSKSSRGLGISALFVGPSGTGKTLAAEVLANHLRLDLYRIDLSQVVSKYIGETEKNLRRVFDAAEDSGAILLFDEADALFGKRSEVKDSHDRYANIEVSYLLQRMESYRGLAILTTNLKEALDKAFLRRIRFVVPFPFPNAEQRAEIWRRIFPAEAPLDSLQMEKLAQLNMAGGNIRNIALWAAFLAADAGESVSMGHLLRAARVEYAKLEKALTDIEIRGWL
- a CDS encoding phage baseplate protein; translation: MSPLSASRLLELWEQGEMQHPLDRALTALAFGFPDRDRAEFAALSVGQRDGLLLSLRESMFGPSLEAFATCPACEESLEFTLDTPDLLARSVPAHGPEFTLKLEGFEVQFRLPNSFDLALSADLEPGEARQRMLAQCIMEVRKGKRKVSAEALPEKLKDAVASRMLEYDPLAEVRLDLECPACEHRWPVILDAGAFFWAELESEAKRLLRQVHTLARFYGWREADILSMSARRRQFYLSMVNR
- a CDS encoding phage tail sheath subtilisin-like domain-containing protein, giving the protein MPITPTYPGVYIEELPSGVKTITGVSTSVTAFIGRTKKGTVDEPVLIQSFADFDRKFGGLWDKSTLSYAVQHYFLHGGKDALIVRVVNGGAKATISLPTASSTLILEASSEGDWGEALTVAVDYDTKDSATLFNLTVQELSSPGASDIVSTETFRNLSMDEGDARFITKVLEQQSSLVRVNTVTTDRPQETSSAIAAASNGDDGGDIDDGQISDSSLQSGRKGLYALDKADLFNLLCIPPLTRDADVDISTTLANAAKYCKDHRAMLIVDPPADWTDVDLAKAGINSLRSSIGTDNATNVAVYFPRLKMADSLKENRTEEFAPCGAAAGIFARIDAQRGVWKAPAGQEASLSGVKEFTYKLTDAQNGTLNPLGLNCLRSFPVYGNVLWGARTLAGADQLASEWKYIPVRRVALFIEESLYRGTQWVVFEPNDEPLWSQIRLNVGAFMHNLFRQGAFQGKTPREAYFVKCDKETTTQNDIDRGIVNILVGFAPLKPAEFVMIKLSQIAGQVQA
- a CDS encoding DUF4255 domain-containing protein; this encodes MSNHLAIAAATSTFSQLLGEAARVIDEAKVTIGRPKEGTPTGINLFLYQVSPNQALRNADLVTRRSDGTLAQRPQAALDLHYLLTFYGAESKLEPQILMGSAVSLLHSRPILTREMIRTEIERCLTEDPHHYLATADLADQIEKVRFTPDALNLEELSKLWSVFFQIPYALSVAYTASVVLIEAQESPQMALPVRARDIYAIPFRQPVIEKIEAEGGASLPILADSTIMVNGQRLQGDPTKVRMGEVEVTIDPTDVANTVSDIRIKLNLGSALFAGQPLRAGVLGMQIVHPMMMGSPKVEHSGVESNAKPFVLQPSVTATSIGASELTLSLSPKVGKSQRVVVLLNEFQASGTPSAYIIKAPSNNGITDPNVADTDSITFSLAGIELGQYLVRVQVDGAQSPLTVDPDPNNPRYVGPKVSV